The genomic region tattttcatttaTGGATAACCAATCCATTTTCCAATATAGTTGGGAGATTTTACCCAAGAAATGGGTACATAAAATGAAAAGATCGGAACATGGGAATAGATCTTATACCAATACTGACTACCCATTTCCATTGTTGTGCTTTCTAAAATGGCATACCTATACAAGGGTTCAAGTTTCGATCGATATTTGCGGAGTGGATCATCCCTCTCGAAAACGAAGATTTGAAGTTGTCCATAATTTACTGAGTACTCGGTATAACTCACGCATTCGTGTACAAACAAGTGCAGACGAAGTAACACGAATATCTCCGGTAGTCAGTCTATTTCCATCAGCCGGCCGGTGGGAGCGAGAAGTATGGGATATGTCTGGTGTTTCTTCCATCAATCATCCGGATTTACGCCGTATATCAACATATTATGGTTTCGAGGGTCATCCATTACGAAAAGACTTTCCTCTGAGTGGATATGTGGAAGTACGCTATGATGATCCAGAGAAACGTGTGGTTTCTGAACCCATTGAGATGACCCAAGAATTTCGCTATTTCGATTTTGCTAGTCCTTGGGAACAGCGTAGCGACGGATAATTCCGAATCTACATAGGTCTAGTCCAGGGGACAAATCAATAGGAAATGCTATTTGCTTCTTAAGAAGAAGAACTTTTTTGAAATGAAAGAGTTTCCACGGGCGTCGGATATCATTTCTTCAAATAAGGAAGAAGTGTTATCGAAGGATTTCCTTCCATTCTTCCTAGTATGGAAGAAGTAAAGAAAAAGTACTGCGTCTCGATCTATACGAAAGGGCACTGGTTTT from Triticum aestivum cultivar Chinese Spring chromosome 4A, IWGSC CS RefSeq v2.1, whole genome shotgun sequence harbors:
- the LOC123081767 gene encoding NADH dehydrogenase [ubiquinone] iron-sulfur protein 3-like, which codes for MDNQSIFQYSWEILPKKWVHKMKRSEHGNRSYTNTDYPFPLLCFLKWHTYTRVQVSIDICGVDHPSRKRRFEVVHNLLSTRYNSRIRVQTSADEVTRISPVVSLFPSAGRWEREVWDMSGVSSINHPDLRRISTYYGFEGHPLRKDFPLSGYVEVRYDDPEKRVVSEPIEMTQEFRYFDFASPWEQRSDG